In Limisalsivibrio acetivorans, one genomic interval encodes:
- a CDS encoding pyridoxine 5'-phosphate synthase produces MIKLGINIDHVATVREARKGHEPDPVQAALLAELGGADGITVHLREDRRHINERDVRLLRDTINTRLNLEMACSDEIIDIAFDVLPDACTLVPEKRQELTTEGGLDVVSNFDTVTYTVRRLMERGIDVSIFIDPDEEQIAAAFKTGAKYIELHTGRYADTKGFERRDELTKLTTATEFAMNTGFIVNAGHGLDYWNVQDVVSIRGMHEVNIGHSIISRAVFTGLERAVRDMRNVIDRAAHHAGV; encoded by the coding sequence ATGATAAAGCTCGGCATTAATATAGACCATGTGGCAACCGTTCGTGAGGCAAGGAAAGGGCACGAGCCTGACCCCGTTCAGGCGGCGCTTTTGGCGGAGCTGGGCGGTGCGGATGGAATAACCGTACACCTGCGTGAGGATAGAAGGCATATAAACGAGCGTGATGTACGGCTTCTGCGTGATACGATAAATACTCGCCTCAATCTTGAGATGGCGTGCAGTGACGAAATCATCGATATTGCCTTTGATGTTCTCCCCGATGCCTGCACCCTGGTTCCAGAAAAGCGTCAGGAGCTCACCACAGAAGGTGGGCTGGATGTTGTATCCAATTTCGATACAGTAACATACACGGTGCGCAGGCTCATGGAGCGGGGGATCGATGTCAGCATATTTATAGACCCTGACGAGGAGCAGATCGCCGCCGCCTTTAAGACGGGTGCGAAATATATTGAGCTTCATACCGGCCGCTATGCGGATACGAAGGGCTTCGAGAGAAGGGATGAGCTAACCAAGCTCACCACGGCGACCGAGTTTGCCATGAATACGGGCTTCATCGTGAATGCAGGGCACGGGCTCGACTACTGGAACGTTCAGGATGTTGTCTCCATAAGGGGGATGCATGAGGTCAATATTGGCCATTCCATAATATCCAGAGCGGTTTTCACAGGCCTTGAGCGTGCCGTTCGTGACATGCGCAATGTCATAGATCGTGCCGCCCACCACGCCGGAGTATAA
- the acpS gene encoding holo-ACP synthase, which yields MLGCDIVELDRIRRAHGRFGDKFIDKILSKREKEVFLTRKKSSISYLAGRFAAKESIAKSLKTGLGSTWFYDIEILSGERGEPLVYICGERREDIEVSISHGRDYAVAVSLIR from the coding sequence ATGCTGGGCTGTGACATTGTAGAGCTGGACAGGATCCGGCGTGCCCACGGGCGTTTTGGCGACAAGTTTATTGATAAAATCCTATCCAAAAGGGAGAAAGAGGTCTTCTTGACCAGAAAAAAATCCTCCATCTCCTACCTTGCCGGAAGGTTCGCTGCAAAGGAATCCATTGCGAAATCTTTAAAAACCGGTTTGGGATCCACATGGTTTTATGATATAGAGATACTCAGCGGAGAACGAGGAGAGCCGCTGGTGTATATCTGCGGTGAACGCAGAGAGGATATCGAGGTATCCATATCCCATGGCAGGGACTATGCTGTCGCTGTCAGCCTTATCCGGTAG
- the cdaA gene encoding diadenylate cyclase CdaA: MPDFIPVVTLYDIVDIAIISFVIYRLLLLIRGTRALQMLSGVLVLVLISFFSKYMGLRTTTWVLSNFTGYLFITLIVLFQPEIRRALAVFGETRVLGNPNKSTVKVLDELVRAASILANRQIGALVVLEGNTNLSHYIETGEPIDAIVSKEMLISIFIPYSPLHDGAVIIKDGLIERAGCILPLSKKTDIGNNYGTRHRAALGITEETDAVCVVVSEEKGSITIAHNGVLSEELDAEQLKVRLKELYEPEKRNGKKK, translated from the coding sequence ATGCCTGACTTTATCCCTGTGGTAACCCTTTACGACATTGTGGACATTGCGATCATATCCTTTGTGATATACCGTCTTCTTCTGCTCATTCGGGGAACCAGAGCACTCCAGATGCTCTCCGGCGTTCTTGTCCTTGTCCTCATATCTTTCTTCTCTAAATACATGGGACTGCGCACCACTACATGGGTGTTGAGCAATTTCACAGGTTACCTTTTTATCACCCTGATAGTCCTGTTTCAGCCTGAGATACGAAGAGCTCTGGCAGTATTTGGTGAAACCCGTGTACTGGGAAACCCCAATAAATCAACGGTTAAAGTGCTCGATGAGCTTGTGCGGGCGGCGAGTATCCTTGCAAACAGGCAGATCGGCGCACTAGTGGTTTTGGAAGGCAATACAAACCTGAGCCATTATATTGAGACAGGTGAGCCCATCGATGCCATAGTATCCAAGGAGATGCTTATAAGCATCTTTATCCCGTATTCACCACTCCATGACGGAGCCGTAATAATAAAAGACGGCCTTATCGAGCGGGCGGGCTGCATATTGCCGCTTAGTAAGAAAACCGATATAGGAAACAACTACGGAACACGCCATAGGGCGGCACTCGGCATAACCGAGGAGACCGATGCTGTATGTGTTGTAGTCAGCGAAGAGAAAGGCTCTATAACCATAGCCCACAACGGTGTACTCTCCGAGGAGCTGGATGCGGAGCAGCTTAAGGTCAGGCTCAAGGAGCTTTACGAACCCGAGAAGAGGAACGGTAAGAAGAAATGA
- a CDS encoding CTP synthase: MAKYIFVTGGVLSSLGKGITAASLGALLESRGYRVTIKKFDPYLNVDPGTMSPIQHGEVFVTEDGAETDLDLGHYERFLSGNTSSHNNYTTGKIYKSVIDKERRGDYLGATVQVIPHITDEIKSNIRAGSEDYDIVMVEIGGTVGDIESLPFLEAIRQFRFDEGEENVLYTHVTLVPYMKKAGELKTKPTQHSVKILREIGIQADILVCRSEYPLNESYRKKIALFCNVSQSSVINAIDVGTIYEVPHKMAKEGIDRLVLKKLQLEEKESDLSTWEDIVYHIKQPEDSVNIGVVGKYVELKDAYISISEALMHGGIGNRLKVNVEWIDSEDLEVKNPGRFLDHLDGVLIPGGFGDRGIEGKINAVNFSRIKDIPLFGICLGLQCMVIEYARNVLKLEDANSVEFDQETPHPVIDYMKDQKNIENLGGTMRLGSYNCRLEKNSTASSAYGEENIAERHRHRLEFNNDYKEDFRKGGLHVTGLNVENDLVEIFELKTHRWFLGCQFHPEFKSKPTKPHPLFKSFIKASYRFKQEKIENSEPEEAL; encoded by the coding sequence ATGGCTAAGTATATTTTTGTTACAGGCGGAGTGCTATCCTCCCTCGGAAAAGGTATTACAGCGGCATCTCTGGGCGCACTTCTCGAGTCCAGAGGCTACAGGGTCACCATAAAGAAGTTCGACCCCTATCTTAACGTGGATCCGGGTACTATGAGCCCGATCCAGCATGGCGAGGTTTTCGTAACCGAAGACGGCGCAGAAACGGATCTGGATCTGGGGCATTACGAGCGTTTCCTCAGCGGGAACACATCGAGCCACAACAACTACACCACGGGCAAGATATATAAGTCCGTCATCGATAAGGAGCGAAGAGGGGACTACCTCGGAGCGACAGTGCAGGTTATCCCCCACATAACCGATGAGATTAAGTCCAACATCCGTGCAGGATCGGAGGACTACGACATTGTTATGGTGGAGATAGGCGGTACTGTGGGCGATATCGAAAGTCTCCCCTTCCTGGAGGCTATAAGACAGTTCCGTTTCGATGAGGGGGAGGAGAACGTTCTATACACCCACGTAACCCTTGTCCCGTATATGAAGAAGGCTGGCGAGCTTAAAACCAAGCCCACCCAGCACTCCGTTAAGATCCTCCGTGAGATCGGTATACAGGCGGATATCCTCGTGTGCCGTTCGGAATACCCCCTTAATGAGAGCTACAGGAAGAAGATAGCCCTCTTCTGCAACGTATCCCAAAGCTCCGTTATAAACGCCATAGATGTCGGCACCATTTACGAGGTACCCCACAAGATGGCTAAGGAGGGTATAGACCGCCTTGTTCTCAAGAAGCTACAGCTCGAGGAGAAGGAGAGCGATCTCAGCACATGGGAGGACATCGTTTATCACATCAAACAGCCCGAGGATTCGGTTAATATCGGCGTCGTGGGCAAGTATGTGGAGCTTAAGGATGCCTACATAAGTATCAGCGAAGCCCTTATGCACGGTGGTATCGGCAACAGGCTGAAGGTTAATGTTGAGTGGATCGATTCAGAGGATCTTGAGGTCAAAAACCCGGGCAGGTTCCTTGATCATCTGGACGGTGTGCTTATACCGGGCGGTTTCGGCGACAGGGGTATCGAGGGCAAGATAAACGCTGTAAACTTCTCCAGAATTAAAGATATACCCCTCTTTGGAATATGCCTCGGCCTACAGTGTATGGTAATCGAGTATGCGAGAAACGTACTCAAGCTTGAGGATGCTAACAGTGTGGAGTTCGATCAGGAAACTCCTCACCCTGTAATAGATTATATGAAGGACCAGAAGAATATAGAGAACCTCGGCGGGACTATGCGTCTAGGCTCATACAACTGCCGTCTCGAGAAAAACAGCACGGCGAGCAGTGCCTACGGTGAGGAGAACATCGCCGAGAGACACCGCCACAGGCTCGAGTTCAACAACGACTATAAAGAGGACTTCCGCAAGGGTGGGCTCCATGTTACAGGTCTTAACGTTGAGAACGACCTCGTTGAGATCTTCGAGCTTAAAACCCACAGATGGTTCCTCGGATGTCAGTTCCATCCGGAGTTCAAATCAAAGCCCACAAAGCCCCATCCCCTTTTCAAGAGCTTCATAAAGGCTTCGTACAGGTTTAAGCAGGAGAAGATTGAGAACTCCGAACCCGAAGAGGCGCTGTAG
- a CDS encoding KpsF/GutQ family sugar-phosphate isomerase: MDLLGTGKKTIQTEIDALEKIMNGLNGNFVEAVDLIYACEGRVVVTGMGKSGLIGKKIAATLASTGTPSLFLHPAEGVHGDLGMLVRGDLVIALSNSGETREILDILPIIKRFNIPLVSIVGKKDSTLARKSNCSIDAGVEKEACPLNLAPTASTTAALAVGDALAVALLEKRGFNQDDFAVFHPSGTLGKKLLLKVEDIFNSGDNVPMVTPDTKVSEAVLEISTKGFGCTAVVDENGVLIGILTDGDLRRGLEKYKDIFSRNVSEVYTPGPKKIKKTAMAAKALAVMEEFSITSLLTVDDDGKPDGIVHLHDLLRAGLA; encoded by the coding sequence ATGGATCTCCTAGGAACGGGTAAAAAGACTATACAGACAGAGATAGACGCCCTGGAGAAGATTATGAACGGCCTTAACGGAAACTTCGTTGAGGCTGTTGATCTTATATACGCCTGCGAAGGTCGGGTTGTTGTTACCGGAATGGGTAAATCCGGCCTCATAGGCAAGAAGATTGCCGCAACCCTTGCCAGCACCGGAACACCATCCCTCTTCCTGCATCCTGCCGAAGGTGTGCATGGTGATCTGGGTATGCTTGTTCGGGGTGATCTGGTAATAGCCCTCTCAAACAGCGGCGAAACAAGGGAGATTCTGGATATACTCCCCATAATCAAGCGCTTCAATATCCCCCTTGTCTCCATTGTGGGAAAGAAGGATTCCACACTGGCGAGAAAGAGCAACTGCTCCATCGATGCTGGCGTGGAGAAGGAGGCATGCCCCCTCAACCTTGCGCCTACAGCGAGTACCACAGCTGCTCTGGCCGTTGGTGATGCTTTGGCTGTAGCACTCCTTGAGAAGAGGGGATTCAACCAGGATGATTTTGCAGTCTTCCACCCCTCAGGAACACTGGGCAAAAAGCTTCTTCTCAAGGTGGAGGATATCTTCAATTCCGGTGATAATGTGCCGATGGTAACACCCGATACGAAGGTGTCCGAGGCTGTGCTTGAGATAAGCACAAAGGGCTTCGGTTGTACCGCTGTGGTAGATGAAAATGGTGTTCTCATAGGGATACTTACCGACGGCGATCTGCGTAGGGGACTTGAGAAGTACAAGGATATATTCTCCCGCAACGTTAGCGAGGTCTACACCCCAGGACCCAAGAAGATCAAAAAGACCGCCATGGCTGCCAAGGCGCTTGCGGTTATGGAGGAGTTTTCCATCACAAGCCTGCTTACTGTTGATGATGACGGGAAACCGGATGGTATAGTCCATCTTCACGACCTGCTCAGGGCGGGACTTGCATGA
- the glmM gene encoding phosphoglucosamine mutase, with product MRKYFGTDGVRGKANVFPMTASFALRLGQAAAQQFKNGKKVHRIVIGKDTRISGYMFENALVSGICSMGVDAILVGVLPTPAIAFITRSLRADAGVVISASHNPYQDNGIKFFSSEGYKLPDEVELSIEKRTEEIIEGGEVSIHEDRIGKAYRIDTAVGRYVEFAKNTFDKDIDLKGMKMVVDCANGSNYKVAPMTMIELGADVKTIGVEPNGFNINDNVGSVYADNVADKVKNSDANVGISFDGDADRVIFCDENGEIVDGDILMGICARQMKAEERLNKSTMVATVMSNYGFEKSMNSVGVQVVRCGVGDRYVLERMREGGYNLGGEQSGHIIFSDYNTTGDGLISALQVLKVMQRTGRPLSELKRFIELYPQVLKNVYVDRKVPISELPSTKKLIASVEDKLAGTGRVLVRYSGTENKLRVMVEGADRGDIEGFADEIGEAAVKEIERAG from the coding sequence ATGAGAAAATATTTCGGAACAGACGGAGTGCGTGGAAAAGCGAACGTCTTTCCAATGACCGCTTCCTTTGCTCTCAGGCTCGGGCAGGCAGCGGCTCAGCAGTTTAAGAACGGTAAAAAAGTACATAGAATAGTGATCGGCAAGGATACCAGGATATCGGGCTATATGTTCGAGAACGCTCTGGTATCCGGCATATGCTCCATGGGTGTTGATGCGATCCTTGTGGGAGTTCTCCCCACCCCCGCCATTGCATTCATAACCAGAAGCCTGAGGGCGGATGCGGGGGTTGTCATCTCCGCCTCCCATAACCCCTATCAGGATAACGGTATCAAGTTCTTCTCCTCAGAGGGCTACAAGCTCCCCGACGAAGTTGAGCTGAGTATAGAGAAACGTACCGAGGAGATTATCGAAGGTGGCGAGGTATCCATACATGAGGATCGTATAGGGAAGGCCTACCGCATCGATACCGCTGTGGGGCGTTATGTGGAGTTCGCCAAGAACACCTTCGACAAGGACATAGACCTGAAGGGTATGAAGATGGTGGTGGACTGCGCTAACGGTTCCAACTATAAGGTTGCTCCGATGACGATGATAGAGCTCGGTGCGGATGTTAAGACCATCGGTGTGGAGCCGAACGGCTTTAACATCAACGACAATGTAGGCTCTGTATATGCGGATAACGTTGCAGACAAGGTTAAAAACAGTGATGCGAATGTGGGTATATCCTTCGATGGTGATGCGGACAGGGTTATATTCTGCGATGAGAACGGAGAGATCGTTGACGGCGATATCCTCATGGGGATCTGCGCCAGGCAGATGAAAGCGGAGGAGCGTCTTAACAAGTCCACCATGGTGGCGACCGTTATGAGCAACTACGGCTTTGAAAAGTCTATGAACTCCGTGGGAGTACAGGTTGTGCGCTGTGGAGTGGGGGACAGGTATGTCCTCGAGAGGATGCGTGAGGGTGGCTACAACCTTGGCGGCGAGCAGAGCGGACACATCATCTTCTCAGACTATAACACCACCGGAGACGGCCTCATAAGCGCTCTGCAGGTGCTCAAGGTTATGCAGAGAACGGGTCGCCCTCTCAGCGAGCTCAAGAGATTTATTGAGCTGTATCCTCAGGTACTTAAGAACGTGTATGTTGACAGAAAGGTTCCAATCTCCGAGCTACCCTCCACAAAGAAGCTCATAGCCTCCGTTGAGGATAAGCTTGCCGGAACGGGGAGGGTGCTTGTGCGCTACTCCGGAACGGAGAACAAGCTTCGTGTAATGGTAGAGGGTGCAGACAGAGGGGATATAGAGGGCTTCGCCGATGAGATAGGCGAGGCGGCAGTGAAAGAGATAGAGAGGGCTGGCTGA
- a CDS encoding KdsC family phosphatase — protein MIKALFLDVDGVLTDGKIIYNEKGEETKHFNVQDGLGIKLAQKADIEVIVISGRHSIVTDLRSKELGIERIHTGVKDKERLFQEIIAELGIKSTECAAMGDDINDMGMLRAAGLSATVCGAPDYVKDTADYVSTLPGGGGAVREFIEEILKRCGVWDDILASF, from the coding sequence ATGATAAAGGCTCTTTTCCTTGATGTTGACGGTGTCCTCACCGACGGCAAGATCATATACAACGAGAAGGGGGAGGAGACCAAGCACTTCAACGTGCAGGACGGTCTCGGAATAAAACTCGCCCAGAAGGCGGACATCGAGGTTATAGTTATCTCCGGCAGACACTCCATAGTTACCGATCTCCGCTCCAAGGAGCTCGGCATAGAGCGTATTCATACCGGTGTTAAGGACAAGGAGAGGCTCTTTCAGGAGATAATCGCCGAGCTTGGCATCAAAAGCACAGAGTGCGCCGCCATGGGGGACGACATTAACGATATGGGTATGCTCCGTGCAGCCGGTTTATCTGCAACGGTTTGCGGTGCTCCGGACTACGTTAAGGACACTGCAGACTACGTTTCAACCCTCCCCGGCGGAGGTGGAGCTGTTCGGGAGTTTATTGAGGAAATACTAAAAAGGTGCGGCGTGTGGGACGATATACTCGCCTCCTTCTGA
- a CDS encoding LptA/OstA family protein: MRTVFLAVLLTLPAAAAETQQDNSTAAGPVRIEADSMRHYRDRSVSEFRGNVYMKGNGMEMRSEASDVYLEGTSAVDRVVSTGNVRINGEDMRAISERAEIFVRENRVILTGNVRIWQADNYLEGEKVVMNSETGELNVDSGGENRVKIIFSPAEESKE, from the coding sequence TTGAGAACAGTATTTCTGGCGGTTCTTCTGACGCTTCCCGCAGCGGCGGCTGAAACACAGCAGGACAACAGCACTGCCGCAGGGCCTGTTCGCATTGAGGCGGACAGTATGCGCCACTACAGGGACAGAAGCGTCTCTGAGTTCAGGGGTAACGTGTACATGAAGGGTAACGGCATGGAGATGCGTTCGGAAGCCTCTGATGTCTATCTTGAGGGCACCTCTGCCGTTGACAGGGTTGTCTCCACCGGAAACGTAAGGATAAACGGCGAGGATATGCGTGCCATATCAGAAAGGGCGGAGATCTTCGTTCGGGAAAACCGTGTGATCCTGACGGGTAATGTACGCATATGGCAGGCGGACAACTATCTCGAGGGTGAGAAGGTTGTTATGAACTCTGAAACCGGGGAACTCAATGTGGACAGCGGCGGGGAAAACCGGGTTAAGATTATCTTTTCCCCTGCGGAGGAAAGCAAGGAGTGA
- the lptB gene encoding LPS export ABC transporter ATP-binding protein, with translation MSLRAEELRKSFKKRRVVNGVSLNVERGEIVGLLGPNGAGKTTTFYMIAGIIKSDGGSVYLNEKDISRSPIHVRSRSGIGYLPQEASVFRKMSVYNNIYASLELKFSDRGYIESRTKELIGDFGLEKVAQSPGYALSGGERRRVEIARCIAGEPDIIMLDEPFSGIDPISVADIQQMIFRLKEMGLGVLITDHNVRETLRITDRAYIIADGNVLTHGNPADIIRNEEVINRYLGKDFEI, from the coding sequence GTGAGCCTTAGAGCCGAGGAACTCAGAAAATCCTTTAAGAAGAGAAGGGTGGTTAACGGTGTTTCCCTTAACGTTGAAAGGGGGGAGATCGTAGGGCTTCTCGGACCGAACGGTGCGGGCAAGACCACAACCTTCTATATGATCGCAGGGATCATAAAGTCCGACGGCGGCTCCGTTTACCTGAACGAAAAGGATATAAGCAGAAGCCCCATACATGTCCGCAGCAGGAGCGGGATAGGCTACCTCCCTCAGGAGGCCTCTGTTTTCCGTAAAATGAGTGTTTATAATAATATATACGCCTCCCTCGAGCTTAAGTTCAGCGACAGGGGGTATATAGAGTCACGCACAAAGGAGCTTATCGGCGATTTCGGTCTGGAGAAGGTCGCCCAGTCACCCGGCTATGCCCTCAGCGGAGGGGAGCGCAGGCGGGTGGAGATAGCACGCTGCATCGCAGGTGAGCCGGACATCATAATGCTGGATGAGCCCTTTTCAGGGATCGACCCCATATCTGTGGCGGATATCCAGCAGATGATTTTCCGCCTCAAGGAGATGGGGCTGGGTGTTCTGATAACGGATCATAACGTGCGTGAGACCCTTAGAATAACCGACAGGGCGTATATCATAGCGGACGGGAACGTTCTGACCCATGGAAACCCTGCGGATATAATCAGGAACGAGGAAGTTATAAATCGATATCTAGGCAAGGATTTTGAAATCTGA
- the kdsB gene encoding 3-deoxy-manno-octulosonate cytidylyltransferase: MSAVVIPARYASSRFPGKALAKIGGVPMILHVAERCLRSKADRVIVATDDERILSVCESMEGLEVSMSDPSIPSGTDRAAAVTKYVDDDIVINVQGDEPFIDPELINALIDDLEANSAVNMNTACVLFAEGEDPGDPNSVKVVMDRDGFALYFSRLPIPYDRDVIGVDRYRHIGIYGYRKDFLQKFASLEPALMESAEKLEQLRAMESGERIRVIKTTYRPISVDTEEDLKKAEEYYKGLNNG, translated from the coding sequence ATGAGTGCTGTAGTTATTCCCGCAAGGTACGCCTCCTCCCGTTTTCCCGGAAAAGCTCTGGCAAAGATCGGCGGAGTTCCTATGATACTTCATGTTGCGGAGCGGTGCCTTCGTTCCAAAGCGGACAGGGTTATCGTTGCCACTGATGATGAGAGGATCCTCTCTGTATGTGAGAGTATGGAAGGGCTTGAGGTTTCCATGTCCGATCCTTCAATCCCTTCCGGTACGGACAGGGCGGCAGCGGTTACAAAATACGTAGATGATGATATAGTAATAAATGTGCAGGGTGATGAACCCTTCATAGATCCCGAGCTTATCAATGCTCTCATAGACGACCTTGAGGCTAACAGTGCTGTTAATATGAACACCGCCTGCGTTCTTTTTGCAGAGGGCGAGGATCCGGGTGATCCGAACTCCGTCAAAGTTGTTATGGACAGGGACGGATTTGCATTGTATTTTTCCCGTTTGCCCATCCCCTATGACAGGGACGTAATAGGTGTGGACAGATACAGGCATATAGGGATATACGGTTACAGGAAGGACTTTTTGCAGAAGTTCGCCTCCCTTGAACCCGCTCTCATGGAATCCGCCGAAAAGCTGGAACAGCTAAGGGCGATGGAATCCGGCGAGCGCATCAGGGTTATAAAAACAACATACAGGCCCATCTCCGTTGATACGGAGGAGGATCTGAAAAAAGCTGAGGAATATTATAAAGGACTGAATAATGGCTAA
- the rpoN gene encoding RNA polymerase factor sigma-54: MAGKLNLGLQAKLSQKLLITPQMKQSLSILQMPITELVQELGSYLEENPVLEENQEGEDRTPESEKEPEEKDTKLSDELLKVDWDEYYRDSGEVQYNPSDDEGYDLEKFVSRSESLHDHLMFQLRICGLGERAEDIGEYIIGSLDENGYFVTPVEEIAAVMNCSEREVEDVLEVIKGFEPAGIASSTLKECIASQLEGLGTEPVYIEFIAELLENYEQELCSFQYDEILQELSIEQDTFEYLIFLMRKTDPRPGLSFQKGTNHHVVPDVYIVRKDEEFDVVLNEEGMPSLRTSAYYLKMLQTKDVDAKTKEYLEEKVKNAVWLIKSLNKRQKAIYRVVRAIIEAQREFFENKSKHLKPLKLRDIAEVTELHESTVSRVTSGKYAMTAQGVVELKSFFVKGLDSSGGDVSTDSIKEMINSIVEQEPKESPYSDQKIVEILQKKGIKIARRTVAKYRDELSIPTKSQRKRARR, translated from the coding sequence ATGGCTGGTAAACTGAACCTGGGATTACAGGCCAAACTTTCACAGAAGCTGCTGATCACTCCGCAGATGAAGCAGTCCCTCTCTATCCTGCAGATGCCTATAACTGAGCTTGTTCAGGAGCTTGGAAGCTACCTAGAAGAGAATCCCGTTCTGGAAGAGAATCAGGAGGGGGAGGACAGAACCCCGGAGAGTGAGAAGGAGCCCGAAGAGAAGGATACCAAGCTGAGTGACGAACTCCTCAAGGTGGATTGGGATGAATACTACCGTGACAGCGGTGAGGTTCAGTATAACCCCAGCGACGATGAGGGTTATGACCTTGAGAAGTTTGTCAGCAGATCGGAAAGCCTCCATGACCACCTCATGTTCCAGCTTCGCATATGCGGTCTTGGTGAGCGTGCCGAAGATATCGGTGAATACATCATCGGAAGTCTGGATGAAAACGGCTACTTCGTTACCCCGGTGGAGGAGATCGCCGCGGTTATGAACTGCAGTGAACGGGAGGTAGAGGATGTTCTAGAGGTTATCAAGGGTTTTGAGCCTGCCGGAATAGCCAGTTCCACCCTTAAGGAGTGCATCGCCTCCCAGCTGGAGGGTCTAGGTACCGAGCCTGTATATATTGAGTTTATAGCTGAGCTCCTTGAAAACTACGAGCAGGAGCTCTGCTCCTTCCAGTATGACGAGATCCTGCAGGAGCTCTCCATCGAGCAGGATACCTTCGAATACCTAATATTCCTCATGCGCAAAACCGACCCACGTCCTGGGCTCTCCTTCCAGAAGGGGACGAACCATCATGTGGTTCCGGATGTATATATCGTGCGCAAGGATGAGGAGTTTGATGTTGTGCTCAACGAGGAGGGGATGCCCTCTCTGCGCACCAGTGCCTATTACCTTAAGATGCTCCAGACCAAGGATGTTGATGCCAAAACCAAAGAGTATCTTGAGGAAAAGGTTAAAAATGCTGTATGGTTGATTAAGAGCCTTAATAAGAGACAAAAGGCGATATATCGTGTAGTTCGTGCTATCATAGAAGCACAGAGGGAGTTTTTCGAGAACAAGTCGAAACACCTCAAGCCGCTGAAACTGCGGGATATTGCCGAGGTTACCGAGTTGCATGAGTCCACTGTAAGCCGGGTTACTTCGGGTAAGTATGCTATGACCGCCCAGGGGGTTGTTGAGCTGAAGTCCTTTTTCGTTAAAGGGCTCGATTCCTCCGGCGGGGATGTCTCCACGGACAGCATCAAGGAGATGATAAACTCCATAGTGGAGCAGGAACCGAAGGAGAGCCCCTACAGCGATCAGAAAATTGTGGAAATTTTACAGAAAAAAGGTATAAAAATTGCACGGCGTACCGTCGCCAAATACAGGGATGAGCTATCTATCCCCACAAAATCACAGAGAAAACGAGCCAGGAGGTAA
- a CDS encoding CdaR family protein, which produces MTKNIHLKILSVIIALALWFSLVSGEYQEFSVYAPVKLKNMQEDYVAVTDDSHVTIVAKAPRATVKNIDYNGIAIEVDVSKLNPGDTYHRLDESEIKIPPGMQIVRVEPEGISITVDTLIKKSVEVIPTFIGDPHPGFKVGTISVFPETVEIEGARKKLTAVSSVETLPVNISGRSSSITYSIGMKETDGVKSFYPEQVEVVVSFKENIVEETVEDIKVTPVNLPEGFSAEVTDNVTVKVRGRNDLLVSDYINDKFKFFVDMSETDSAGKYLKEVSYREFKGFEILSIQPTRVRLMVEKDEGDSR; this is translated from the coding sequence ATGACAAAGAATATTCACTTGAAGATACTCTCAGTTATTATCGCTCTTGCCCTCTGGTTCAGCCTTGTCAGCGGCGAATATCAGGAGTTCAGCGTTTACGCTCCGGTGAAGCTGAAGAATATGCAGGAGGACTACGTAGCTGTGACAGATGACAGCCACGTAACCATCGTTGCAAAGGCTCCGAGAGCCACAGTAAAGAATATCGATTATAACGGCATCGCCATTGAGGTGGATGTCTCCAAGCTTAATCCTGGTGATACTTACCATCGCCTTGACGAGAGCGAGATAAAGATTCCCCCCGGTATGCAGATAGTACGTGTGGAGCCCGAAGGTATAAGCATCACAGTGGATACACTTATCAAGAAGTCTGTGGAGGTCATACCGACTTTCATCGGCGATCCCCATCCAGGCTTCAAGGTGGGAACAATATCTGTGTTTCCTGAAACCGTTGAAATCGAGGGTGCACGTAAGAAACTCACCGCGGTAAGCTCTGTGGAGACCCTTCCGGTTAATATCTCCGGCAGGAGCAGCAGTATAACATACAGCATCGGCATGAAGGAGACGGACGGAGTAAAATCATTCTACCCTGAACAGGTCGAGGTTGTTGTAAGTTTTAAGGAAAATATCGTTGAAGAGACCGTGGAGGATATAAAGGTTACACCTGTTAACCTTCCCGAAGGCTTCAGTGCCGAGGTGACAGACAATGTCACAGTCAAGGTTCGAGGTCGAAACGATCTCCTCGTTAGCGATTATATAAATGATAAGTTCAAATTCTTCGTAGACATGAGCGAAACGGATTCCGCCGGTAAATACCTTAAAGAGGTAAGCTACAGGGAGTTCAAAGGTTTTGAGATACTCAGCATACAGCCCACCAGAGTCCGGCTCATGGTTGAGAAGGATGAAGGGGATTCCAGATGA